The DNA segment CTAGACGAAACATAATCTGTGTTGTCGGAGAAGTAGTTTAAATACTTAACTGCTACTTGACAAGGAGTTTAATACTATCTCGAAAACATTCTCCAAACAACGAATGCCCACAACAGCTAAGCTCACAGCTGCCGATATCAATAATCTGAAGTTAAATCTCATTATATGTTACAACCGTACTTAATTTTCAAGATTGTTTTGAATCGAATACCTATGTAAGTAGAACAGCGCCCTATATTTCCttcacaaatattattttatgtgctTCACGGGTAGAGGAACAGCATAAACCTTGGATTTGTATCTAAATTGAAACTTTTCAGAACTATCTGCGTAAATAAATTTGACTCTATTTTGTCAATTTATATTGTCAATCACGCAGTAGTCGACTGATCGAAAATCAGAAAGAACCATGGAAAACCGGTCACACTTATCTGGCCCCATAATTATTCAGAGTTTGGGTTCGGGGATGTCTGTCAAGTGTCTAGGCCAGAATCGAACGAGTTTACGCCGAGAAATTTATAACGATCccaaaaatcatataaatagACGGCTCTCTGTGAGAAACAGCAGTCTGAAAAACGATTCTGTGTTTGACACAACTTAAAgcttaaaaactaaacatgAAATTCCTGGTATGttaaaaattttaacatttaatttaattttaacttaaaattgtAGGATCTATTATTATGTTATAAATTTTTGCACTTACTTCATTTTGTAGTTGGTTATCTTAATCGCAATTGCCATGTTCGCCGTGGCATCGGCTCAGTTTGGATTTGGTGGATTTGGTGGAGGCTTtgaagaacagcaacagcaacaacaaggaggTGGCTTTGGAGGCTTTGgaggccaacaacaacaacagcaggaaaGCTTTGGTGGATTTGGTGGAGGCTTTGGtgatcagcaacaacagcaacagggaGGCTTTTTTTAGGATGGTAATTTCATATTGAAGCCCAAAAAGAAGTAACCTGGACGAATGCTGAGACTAACATAAttgtacatttaattttaatgaatgctGTTAAAATGCTacgtttttataaaattatcaaaGCGCCAAAAGagtaatgaattaatttttccACTATCAATTGCCAACTAAATTGAtggaatattttcttttttgcagtAAAAATAGACGTTGTCTGGATATGATTAAGAGGTAGATAGAATTGCCCGTAAGGGAAAATATTGAAAGATTGAAAGAATGCCTCAAATACTTTCAAAGGTAGTTACTAtgtaagaaaataaaagctttTGGACATCAAGTAGTAATTTGATATATCTAAAATGATATGTAGCACTTGTAAAATATGTCCtttctaataaaaatatacgtTAGGTTTCttgtttcaaaataattttaaattaaaattgaatttgaactTCTTAAAATTAGtctaaaaaactaaatatcgaattgctttgtttattattgGTGCA comes from the Drosophila sulfurigaster albostrigata strain 15112-1811.04 chromosome 2L, ASM2355843v2, whole genome shotgun sequence genome and includes:
- the LOC133834919 gene encoding heterogeneous nuclear ribonucleoprotein A1-like is translated as MKFLLVILIAIAMFAVASAQFGFGGFGGGFEEQQQQQQGGGFGGFGGQQQQQQESFGGFGGGFGDQQQQQQGGFF